The genomic stretch CGAATGCGCCCGGGACGCTCGCTCATCACGAGCACCCGCCGGGCGAGAAAGGCAGCCTCGGCCACGTTGTGGGTAACGAACAGGGCGCTCCAGCCCTCGCGCTGCCAGATGGCCAGCAGTTCCTCGCCCAGCCTGCGGCGCGTGATGTCGTCGAGCGCGCCGAAGGGCTCGTCCAGCAGCAGGAGCCGCGGCGCCCCCACCAGCGCGCGGGCCAGTGAGACACGCATCCGCATCCCGCCCGAGAGCTCGCGTGGGTAGCTGCCTGCAAACTCGCTGAGGCCGACCAGCTCAAGGGCGGCGCCCACCGCCTCTGAATCCGCCCTGCCCTGCAGTTCCAGCGGAAGTCCAACATTTGCAGTGACGGTTCGCCAGGGCAGCAGGGTCGGGTCCTGAAAGA from Chrysiogenia bacterium encodes the following:
- a CDS encoding ABC transporter ATP-binding protein, which codes for MSDAAAVSARGLSLRYPGGTLALDGVDFSLAPGEFVAVLGPSGCGKSTLLRIAAGLESPTDGTVEIAGDARTAFVFQDPTLLPWRTVTANVGLPLELQGRADSEAVGAALELVGLSEFAGSYPRELSGGMRMRVSLARALVGAPRLLLLDEPFGALDDITRRRLGEELLAIWQREGWSALFVTHNVAEAAFLARRVLVMSERPGRIRASIEIPFDYPRGAELRAAPEFARVCGELSRALEDAR